From one Variovorax sp. PBL-H6 genomic stretch:
- a CDS encoding adenosylcobinamide-GDP ribazoletransferase, which translates to MHGVRHFLLALQFFTRVPVTGRLAAWVGFSPAMLRASAAHFPGVGWLVGAVGAGVFVLAQAGLPGVAGAMAAALLSTIATVLLTGAFHEDGLADVADGLGGSAERTRALEIMKDSRIGAFGALALVLALGLKIALVAVLAGQGAMAAATALMGAHVLSRLAPLFLIRWLPYVGDEGAASKSKPLADAIGGGALLVGVLYALPAVLLLLFTQPLFQAVAALVACVLAASYMAWLLARRLQGFTGDGLGATQQLCELAIYLALAWQS; encoded by the coding sequence ATGCACGGCGTGCGTCATTTCCTGCTGGCGCTTCAGTTCTTCACGCGTGTGCCGGTGACAGGGCGGCTGGCGGCCTGGGTGGGCTTCAGTCCCGCGATGCTCCGAGCGAGTGCAGCGCATTTTCCGGGAGTGGGTTGGCTCGTCGGCGCGGTGGGGGCGGGCGTGTTCGTGCTCGCGCAAGCTGGTTTGCCCGGCGTTGCCGGCGCAATGGCGGCTGCGTTGCTGTCGACGATCGCAACCGTGCTGCTGACCGGCGCCTTCCACGAGGACGGACTTGCCGACGTGGCCGATGGCCTGGGCGGTTCGGCGGAGCGCACGCGTGCGCTGGAGATCATGAAGGACTCGCGCATCGGGGCCTTCGGCGCACTCGCGCTGGTGCTGGCGCTGGGCCTGAAGATCGCGCTGGTGGCCGTGCTGGCGGGGCAGGGCGCGATGGCCGCCGCCACGGCGTTGATGGGCGCGCATGTCCTGTCGCGGCTGGCACCGCTGTTCCTCATCCGGTGGCTGCCCTATGTCGGCGACGAGGGTGCCGCGAGCAAGTCCAAGCCGCTGGCCGATGCGATCGGCGGCGGCGCCTTGCTGGTGGGCGTGCTGTATGCGCTGCCGGCCGTCCTGCTGCTGCTGTTCACGCAGCCGCTCTTCCAGGCCGTGGCTGCCCTGGTCGCGTGCGTGCTTGCTGCTTCGTACATGGCCTGGCTGCTCGCGCGCCGACTGCAGGGCTTCACCGGCGACGGGCTGGGTGCCACCCAGCAGCTGTGCGAGCTGGCGATCTACCTGGCCCTCGCCTGGCAGTCATGA
- a CDS encoding cobyric acid synthase translates to MNQEPGREKARCVMVLGTTSGAGKSWLATALCRWYARNGLKVAPFKAQNMSNNARVVAGGEIGSAQYFQALAAGAAPDVRMNPLLLKPERDTHSQVILMGQVSAELSALPWRGRSEHVWPQLARALDELRAEHDLVVIEGAGSPAEINLMDSDIVNLRVARHAQARCLLVTDIDRGGAFAHLYGTWALMPEADRARLAGFVLNKFRGDASLLAPAPERLQALTGVPTLATLPMWWQHGLPEEDGVFDERSTAAGEVRLTVAVIACPRISNLDEFQPLKNVAGVRLRWVRSPAELAGADWIVLPGSKNTSGDLAWLRAQGLDRAVADHAARGGAVLGICGGLQMLGEALIDPHGVDGNGPGLGLLPLVTVFEEDKTVRLRKARFGALDGPWAALSNVTMRGYEIHHGRTAPHPAMAAAGDRAKPVMADDLAWQNARGNVLGLYLHGLFEDPAVLQALFGAQARTLEAVFDGLADHIDSHFEAGALRSLIE, encoded by the coding sequence ATGAATCAAGAGCCAGGGCGGGAAAAGGCCCGATGCGTCATGGTGCTGGGCACCACCAGCGGAGCCGGCAAGAGCTGGCTGGCCACTGCCCTGTGCCGCTGGTACGCGCGCAATGGCTTGAAGGTGGCGCCCTTCAAGGCCCAGAACATGAGCAACAACGCGCGCGTCGTGGCGGGCGGCGAGATCGGCAGCGCGCAGTATTTCCAGGCGCTTGCAGCCGGCGCCGCGCCCGATGTGCGCATGAACCCCTTGCTGCTCAAGCCCGAGCGGGACACGCACAGCCAGGTGATCCTGATGGGGCAGGTGAGCGCCGAGCTCTCGGCCCTGCCGTGGCGCGGCCGCAGCGAGCACGTGTGGCCGCAACTGGCCCGCGCGCTCGACGAACTGCGGGCCGAGCACGACCTCGTGGTGATCGAAGGTGCGGGTTCCCCGGCCGAGATCAACCTGATGGACAGCGACATCGTCAACCTGCGGGTCGCGCGGCATGCGCAGGCGCGCTGCCTGCTGGTGACCGACATCGACCGCGGCGGCGCCTTTGCGCACCTCTACGGCACCTGGGCCCTGATGCCGGAGGCGGACCGCGCGCGGCTGGCCGGCTTCGTGCTCAACAAGTTTCGCGGCGATGCTTCGCTGCTCGCACCCGCGCCCGAGCGCCTGCAGGCGCTGACCGGCGTGCCGACGCTTGCGACCTTGCCGATGTGGTGGCAGCACGGGCTGCCCGAGGAGGACGGCGTCTTCGACGAGCGCAGCACGGCCGCCGGCGAGGTCCGGCTGACCGTGGCCGTGATCGCCTGTCCGCGCATCAGCAACCTCGATGAATTCCAGCCGCTCAAGAACGTGGCGGGCGTGCGGCTGCGCTGGGTGCGCAGCCCGGCCGAGCTGGCCGGGGCCGACTGGATCGTGCTTCCCGGCTCCAAGAACACCAGCGGCGACCTGGCCTGGCTGCGCGCGCAAGGGCTGGATCGCGCCGTCGCGGACCATGCGGCACGCGGCGGCGCGGTGCTCGGCATCTGCGGTGGGCTGCAGATGCTGGGCGAGGCCTTGATCGATCCGCATGGGGTGGACGGCAACGGCCCCGGGCTGGGCCTGCTGCCCTTGGTCACCGTGTTCGAGGAAGACAAGACCGTGCGCCTGCGGAAGGCGCGCTTCGGCGCGCTGGATGGGCCCTGGGCCGCGTTGTCGAACGTGACGATGCGCGGCTACGAGATCCATCACGGCCGCACCGCGCCGCACCCCGCCATGGCCGCGGCCGGCGATCGCGCCAAGCCCGTGATGGCCGATGACCTGGCTTGGCAGAACGCGCGGGGCAATGTGCTGGGCCTGTACCTGCATGGCCTTTTCGAAGACCCTGCCGTGCTTCAGGCACTCTTCGGCGCGCAGGCGCGCACCCTCGAGGCCGTGTTCGACGGCCTCGCCGACCACATCGATTCCCACTTTGAAGCGGGCGCCCTGCGCTCCTTGATCGAATGA
- a CDS encoding Ldh family oxidoreductase codes for MNSTSSRYDASALVHYAAQLLQRAGLAEAMARTVADTLVQGDLLGHDTHGLALLAGYVKELEAGAMKRDGMPIVISDRPAAVLWDGQRLPGPWLVHQGLDLLLPRARELGTASLVIRRSHHIACLAAYLLRALEEDMLLVLACSDPNTASVAPFGGTQAVFTPNPLALGFPIADGGVMVDISASITTNGMSNRKRQAGETFEHEVLIDARGRPSKDPAVLFEQPPGTLLPVGGQTHGHKGYGLALLVESLTGGLAGHGRADPPEGWGATVYLTLHDLHAFGGKAAFLRQMDHVATQCRTNPPADAARPVRLPGERGLQGRAEQLAEGVRLAPSIAPSLQAAEQRYGLKLADALR; via the coding sequence ATGAACAGCACGTCCTCCCGCTACGACGCATCCGCCCTCGTCCACTATGCGGCGCAACTCCTGCAACGTGCAGGACTGGCCGAAGCGATGGCGCGCACCGTGGCCGACACGCTGGTCCAGGGAGACCTGCTGGGCCACGACACGCATGGCCTTGCACTCCTGGCCGGCTATGTGAAGGAGCTGGAGGCGGGCGCGATGAAACGCGACGGCATGCCGATCGTGATCTCCGACCGGCCGGCTGCCGTGCTGTGGGACGGTCAGCGCCTGCCCGGCCCCTGGCTGGTTCATCAAGGCCTGGACTTGCTGCTGCCGCGCGCACGCGAACTGGGCACCGCGTCCCTGGTCATCCGCCGAAGCCATCACATCGCCTGCCTCGCCGCCTACCTGCTGCGCGCGCTTGAAGAAGACATGCTGCTGGTGCTGGCCTGCTCCGACCCCAACACCGCGAGCGTCGCGCCCTTCGGCGGCACGCAGGCGGTGTTCACGCCCAACCCGCTCGCCCTGGGCTTCCCGATCGCCGACGGCGGCGTGATGGTGGACATCTCGGCCTCCATCACCACCAACGGCATGAGCAACCGCAAGCGGCAGGCCGGCGAGACCTTCGAGCACGAGGTGCTGATCGATGCCAGAGGCCGGCCCTCGAAAGACCCGGCGGTGCTCTTCGAACAGCCCCCCGGCACCCTGCTGCCGGTGGGCGGGCAGACCCACGGGCACAAGGGCTACGGCCTGGCGCTGCTGGTCGAATCCCTCACCGGCGGACTGGCCGGCCACGGCCGCGCCGATCCGCCCGAGGGCTGGGGCGCGACGGTGTACCTCACGCTGCACGACCTGCACGCCTTCGGCGGCAAGGCCGCCTTCCTGCGCCAGATGGACCACGTGGCGACGCAATGCCGCACGAACCCGCCCGCGGACGCCGCCAGGCCGGTCCGGCTGCCGGGCGAGCGCGGACTGCAGGGGCGCGCCGAGCAGCTTGCCGAAGGCGTGCGGCTGGCGCCCTCGATCGCGCCGTCGCTGCAAGCCGCCGAGCAGCGCTACGGCCTGAAGCTGGCCGACGCGCTGCGCTGA
- a CDS encoding tripartite tricarboxylate transporter permease codes for MDSILLALQTVATPTVLIVMLLSGIFGMFVGAVPGLTATMATALLVPITFFLPPVPAVAAIVTATAMAIFAGDIPGALLRIPGTPASAAYTDESYAMTRNGQGEMALGIGLVFSCIGGLFGTAVLIVAAPALAEVAIKFSSFEYFWLVLLGLTCAVFITSDTPLKGLITLFLGLLMGCVGLENPAGHPRFTFGNTDLLGGLTLIPAMIGMFAISEILRFTVTAEELARFKKQIGSVFSGMGGLMRKYPVQTLRGSVLGTAVGILPGAGADIAAWMSYATSKKLSKEPQKFGTGHPEGLVEAGAANNSALAGAWVPALVFGIPGDSITAIVIGVLYMKNMNPGPMIFMNNPQNVYAVFIVFILANLLMLPLGWACIKASASILRMPRNVLMPIILVFCLVGAFAINNALFDLWILLGFGVAAWLLEENGFPVAPAILGMLLGKMLEENFITSMIKSDGSWLAFVERPIAAGLALTTLGIWFGSAALGWRRRHRRLQPVGAH; via the coding sequence ATGGATTCGATCCTCCTCGCCCTGCAGACGGTCGCCACGCCGACCGTGCTGATCGTGATGCTCCTCTCGGGCATCTTCGGCATGTTCGTCGGCGCAGTGCCCGGACTCACGGCCACCATGGCGACAGCCCTGCTCGTACCCATCACCTTCTTCCTGCCGCCGGTGCCCGCGGTTGCCGCCATCGTGACGGCCACCGCGATGGCGATCTTCGCGGGCGACATCCCCGGTGCTCTGCTGCGCATTCCGGGCACGCCGGCTTCCGCGGCCTACACCGACGAGTCCTACGCGATGACGCGCAATGGCCAAGGCGAGATGGCGTTGGGCATCGGCCTCGTGTTCTCCTGCATCGGCGGCCTGTTCGGCACCGCGGTGCTGATCGTGGCGGCCCCGGCGCTTGCCGAGGTAGCGATCAAATTCAGCTCCTTCGAATATTTCTGGCTGGTGCTGCTGGGCCTGACCTGCGCGGTCTTCATCACCAGCGACACGCCGCTCAAGGGCCTCATCACGTTGTTCCTGGGCTTGCTGATGGGCTGCGTGGGGCTCGAGAACCCGGCCGGCCATCCGCGCTTCACCTTCGGCAACACGGATCTCCTGGGCGGGCTGACGCTGATCCCCGCGATGATCGGCATGTTCGCCATCTCCGAGATCCTGCGCTTCACCGTCACGGCCGAGGAACTCGCGCGCTTCAAGAAGCAGATCGGCTCGGTCTTTTCAGGCATGGGCGGCCTCATGCGCAAGTACCCGGTGCAGACCCTGCGCGGCAGTGTGCTGGGCACGGCGGTCGGCATCCTGCCCGGCGCGGGCGCCGACATCGCCGCCTGGATGTCCTATGCGACGAGCAAGAAGCTATCCAAGGAGCCACAGAAGTTCGGCACCGGCCACCCGGAAGGGCTGGTCGAGGCCGGCGCCGCCAACAACAGCGCGCTGGCCGGCGCGTGGGTGCCGGCGCTGGTGTTCGGCATCCCGGGCGACTCGATCACCGCCATCGTGATCGGCGTGCTCTACATGAAGAACATGAATCCGGGCCCCATGATCTTCATGAACAATCCGCAGAACGTCTACGCGGTGTTCATCGTCTTCATCCTCGCCAACCTGCTGATGCTGCCGCTGGGCTGGGCCTGCATCAAGGCCTCTGCAAGCATCCTGCGCATGCCGCGCAACGTGCTGATGCCGATCATCCTGGTGTTCTGCCTGGTGGGCGCCTTCGCCATCAACAACGCACTCTTCGATCTCTGGATCCTGCTGGGCTTCGGCGTGGCGGCCTGGCTGCTGGAGGAAAACGGATTCCCGGTCGCTCCCGCCATTCTCGGCATGCTGCTGGGCAAGATGCTGGAGGAGAACTTCATCACCTCGATGATCAAGTCGGACGGCAGTTGGCTCGCTTTTGTCGAGCGGCCCATCGCCGCCGGTCTCGCACTGACCACGCTCGGCATCTGGTTCGGCTCGGCCGCCCTGGGTTGGCGTCGGCGGCATCGACGGCTGCAGCCCGTCGGGGCACACTGA
- a CDS encoding efflux transporter outer membrane subunit — MKFDRSTFTRPWRAALVPLMAALVLAGCATATPEAPSFQAPAQFKEQAAAPAEGQWTRATPAEAQPRGEWWRAFNDPVLDALVARADAANNSIQVAAARLAEARALARSTDADRSPQIGLGAGASRQRGLDRNQSTTPATLINAGLDFSYELDLFGRLSKASDAARLDAESRAGLLQSTRLLVQAETAQTYLALRALDDERQLVRETVEAYRDTLRLTQQRHRAGDIAELDVARVETEMASTESEALTLDRRRAELEHALAVLTGETASSFEMKPDSWATALPAIPAGVPATVLTRRPDVSAAQKGVLAAQARVGVAQTAWFPNIALTGGGGYASSEIGDLFKWSARSWGIGALLSLPLFDGGRREAGVQSASAQLDGALASYREQVLTAFRDVEDQLSSLRILGAQSEVQAKAVASASRATQLSDARYRNGYISQLDLLDARRSELRNRRQALQVRSAQYQSTVGLIRALGGDWGGQATADAAPSAGAGAQVAAR, encoded by the coding sequence ATGAAATTCGATCGAAGCACTTTCACCCGGCCCTGGCGCGCAGCGCTGGTGCCGCTCATGGCGGCCCTGGTGCTGGCCGGCTGCGCCACCGCGACCCCGGAAGCCCCGAGCTTCCAGGCGCCCGCCCAGTTCAAGGAGCAGGCCGCGGCGCCGGCCGAAGGCCAATGGACCCGTGCCACGCCCGCCGAGGCGCAGCCGCGCGGCGAGTGGTGGCGCGCTTTCAACGACCCGGTGCTCGATGCGCTGGTCGCCCGCGCCGATGCCGCGAACAACAGCATCCAGGTTGCCGCGGCACGCTTGGCCGAGGCCCGCGCGCTGGCGCGCAGCACCGATGCCGACCGCTCGCCCCAGATCGGCCTCGGCGCGGGTGCGAGCCGGCAGCGGGGCCTCGATCGCAACCAGAGCACCACGCCCGCCACGCTGATCAACGCGGGCCTCGACTTCTCCTACGAGCTCGACCTCTTCGGCCGGCTCTCGAAGGCCAGCGATGCGGCCCGGCTCGATGCCGAATCGCGTGCCGGCCTGCTGCAGAGCACGCGCCTGCTGGTGCAGGCGGAAACTGCGCAGACCTACCTGGCGCTGCGCGCGCTCGACGACGAGCGCCAGCTGGTGCGCGAGACCGTCGAGGCCTATCGCGACACGCTGCGATTGACGCAGCAGCGCCACCGTGCCGGCGACATCGCCGAGCTCGACGTCGCACGCGTCGAGACCGAGATGGCCTCCACGGAGTCCGAGGCGCTGACGCTGGACCGGCGCCGCGCCGAGCTCGAACATGCGCTTGCGGTGCTGACCGGCGAGACCGCCTCCAGCTTCGAGATGAAGCCCGACAGCTGGGCCACCGCCTTGCCCGCCATTCCCGCGGGCGTGCCGGCCACCGTGCTCACGCGCCGGCCCGATGTCTCGGCCGCGCAGAAGGGCGTGCTGGCCGCGCAGGCGCGTGTCGGCGTTGCCCAGACGGCATGGTTCCCCAACATCGCGCTGACCGGCGGTGGCGGCTACGCCTCTTCGGAGATCGGCGACCTGTTCAAGTGGTCCGCGCGGTCATGGGGCATCGGCGCGTTGCTGTCGCTGCCGCTCTTCGATGGCGGCCGGCGAGAGGCCGGTGTGCAGAGCGCCAGTGCCCAACTGGACGGCGCGCTCGCGAGCTACCGCGAACAGGTGCTCACGGCCTTCAGGGACGTCGAAGACCAGCTTTCTTCGCTGCGCATCCTCGGGGCGCAGTCGGAGGTGCAGGCCAAGGCGGTCGCCTCGGCAAGCCGCGCCACGCAGCTGTCCGACGCGCGCTATCGCAACGGCTACATCAGCCAGCTCGATCTTCTCGATGCGCGCCGCAGCGAGCTGCGCAACCGGCGCCAGGCACTGCAGGTGCGGTCCGCGCAATACCAGTCGACCGTCGGCCTGATTCGCGCGCTCGGCGGCGACTGGGGTGGTCAGGCCACGGCCGATGCCGCGCCTTCGGCGGGTGCCGGCGCGCAGGTGGCGGCGCGCTGA
- the nth gene encoding endonuclease III yields the protein MKKEAIEPFFATLQAANPEPETELEYSTPFELLAAVLLSAQATDVGVNKATRKLFPVANTPQAILDLGIEGLESYIKTIGLYRSKAKHLMEACRMLIERHGGAVPRTRAELEALPGVGRKTANVVLNVAFGEATMAVDTHIFRVSNRTGLAPGKTPLEVELKLEKRVPAAYRLHAHHWLILHGRYVCVARKPMCWKCAVAPWCDYKPKTPPP from the coding sequence ATGAAAAAAGAAGCCATCGAGCCCTTCTTCGCCACTCTTCAAGCCGCCAACCCCGAGCCCGAGACCGAGCTGGAATACAGCACCCCCTTCGAGCTTCTGGCCGCCGTGCTGCTCTCCGCGCAAGCCACTGACGTCGGCGTGAACAAGGCAACGCGCAAGCTGTTCCCGGTCGCGAACACGCCGCAGGCCATCCTGGACCTGGGGATCGAAGGCCTCGAGAGCTACATCAAGACCATCGGCCTGTACCGCAGCAAGGCGAAGCACCTGATGGAGGCCTGCCGCATGCTGATCGAGCGCCACGGCGGCGCGGTGCCGCGCACCCGCGCCGAGCTCGAGGCCTTGCCTGGCGTGGGGCGCAAGACCGCCAACGTGGTGCTCAACGTGGCCTTCGGCGAGGCCACCATGGCGGTGGACACGCACATCTTCCGCGTCAGCAACCGTACCGGCCTGGCACCCGGCAAGACGCCGCTGGAGGTCGAACTCAAGCTCGAGAAGCGCGTGCCGGCGGCCTACCGGCTGCACGCGCACCACTGGCTGATCCTGCACGGCCGCTACGTCTGCGTGGCGCGCAAGCCGATGTGCTGGAAGTGCGCGGTGGCGCCCTGGTGCGACTACAAGCCGAAGACGCCGCCGCCCTGA
- a CDS encoding aminotransferase-like domain-containing protein has protein sequence MQFATRLDNVETSAIRELFKLLGKPGIISFAGGFPDSAMFDVEGLKEASAKALAEEPGGALQYGATEGYDPLRAQLSAFMKGKGVEVAPDGLIVTTGSQQALDLLGKTLISPGDKVIVEGPTFLATIQCFRLYGAQLISAPIDAEGVQVDRLEQLVAEHKPKFVYLIPTFGNPSGAMLSLERRRKVLELAVKHGTVIVEDDPYGDLYFGKAPPPSLMSLTKEVPGSRELVVHCGSLSKVLSPGLRIGWMIAPPELLAKATMCKQFSDAHTSTFAQATAAQYLKSGRMPDTLANVRKVYAERAAAMGAALKRELGDAISFTQPGGGLFFWARLTGAGGKLADANVLAQRAIEKGVAFVPGAPFFAEKPDLATLRLSFATANVEKIEEGIARLGAAL, from the coding sequence ATGCAATTCGCCACCCGCCTCGACAACGTCGAAACCTCCGCCATCCGCGAACTCTTCAAGCTGCTGGGCAAGCCCGGCATCATCAGCTTCGCGGGCGGCTTCCCCGACAGCGCGATGTTCGACGTCGAGGGCCTGAAGGAGGCGAGCGCAAAGGCGCTGGCGGAGGAGCCCGGCGGGGCCCTGCAGTACGGCGCCACTGAGGGCTACGACCCGCTGCGCGCGCAGCTCTCGGCCTTCATGAAGGGCAAGGGCGTGGAGGTCGCGCCCGACGGGCTCATCGTGACCACTGGCAGCCAGCAGGCACTGGACCTGCTGGGCAAGACCCTCATCTCGCCCGGCGACAAGGTGATCGTCGAGGGCCCGACCTTCCTCGCGACCATCCAGTGCTTCCGGCTCTACGGCGCGCAGCTGATCAGCGCGCCCATCGACGCCGAGGGCGTGCAGGTCGACCGGCTGGAGCAACTGGTCGCCGAACACAAGCCCAAGTTCGTCTACCTGATTCCCACCTTCGGCAATCCGAGCGGCGCGATGCTGAGCCTGGAGCGCCGCCGGAAGGTGCTGGAGCTGGCGGTCAAGCACGGCACGGTGATCGTGGAGGACGATCCCTATGGCGACCTCTATTTCGGAAAGGCGCCGCCGCCCTCGCTCATGTCGCTCACGAAGGAGGTCCCGGGCAGCCGCGAACTGGTCGTGCATTGCGGCAGCCTGAGCAAGGTGCTGAGCCCGGGCCTGCGTATCGGCTGGATGATCGCCCCGCCCGAGCTGCTGGCCAAGGCGACGATGTGCAAGCAGTTCAGCGACGCCCACACCAGCACCTTCGCGCAGGCCACGGCCGCGCAGTACCTCAAGAGCGGGCGCATGCCCGACACGCTGGCGAATGTGCGCAAGGTCTACGCGGAGCGCGCGGCTGCGATGGGCGCGGCGCTGAAGCGCGAGCTCGGCGACGCGATCTCCTTCACGCAGCCGGGCGGCGGTTTGTTCTTCTGGGCACGGCTCACAGGCGCGGGCGGCAAGCTGGCGGATGCCAATGTGCTCGCCCAGCGCGCGATCGAGAAGGGCGTGGCCTTTGTGCCCGGCGCTCCTTTCTTCGCGGAGAAGCCCGATCTGGCAACGCTGCGGCTGAGCTTCGCCACGGCCAACGTCGAGAAGATCGAGGAAGGCATCGCGCGCCTGGGCGCCGCGCTTTGA
- a CDS encoding histidine phosphatase family protein, with the protein MKLGLVRHAETTAAAGSCYGRTDVGVRAEATRAIAERIAPSLPAGIELVSSPLQRCALLAQAIAALRPELPLRFDPRIAEMDFGAWEGCDWRSIERAEFDAWTGAFADTRPGGHGESTREFMARVGEAFEEWRTAGRDALWISHAGVIRAVWLLQGGVRCAERADQWPSQPIAFGEWVVVEG; encoded by the coding sequence ATGAAGCTGGGTCTCGTGCGCCACGCCGAAACCACGGCCGCGGCCGGCTCCTGCTACGGCCGAACCGACGTGGGCGTGCGTGCGGAGGCTACACGCGCCATTGCCGAACGCATCGCGCCGTCGCTGCCTGCAGGGATCGAGCTCGTCAGCTCGCCCTTGCAGCGCTGCGCGCTGCTGGCACAGGCCATCGCCGCGCTGCGGCCGGAGCTGCCGCTGCGCTTCGACCCGCGCATCGCCGAGATGGATTTCGGCGCCTGGGAAGGCTGCGACTGGCGCAGCATCGAGCGCGCCGAGTTCGATGCCTGGACTGGCGCTTTCGCCGACACGCGCCCCGGCGGCCACGGCGAAAGCACGCGCGAGTTCATGGCGCGCGTGGGCGAAGCCTTCGAGGAGTGGCGCACTGCCGGGCGCGATGCGCTGTGGATCAGCCATGCCGGTGTGATCCGCGCCGTGTGGCTGCTGCAGGGTGGCGTGCGTTGTGCGGAGCGTGCCGACCAATGGCCTTCGCAGCCGATCGCGTTCGGTGAGTGGGTGGTGGTCGAGGGTTGA
- the cobT gene encoding nicotinate-nucleotide--dimethylbenzimidazole phosphoribosyltransferase yields MTLELPSVESIDDAAHSGRVQYLLDHKTKPLGALGRLEALALRLALILGSEAPAFTAPQMLVCAGDHGLAARGVSAYPSDVTWQMVENFLAGGAAVSVLARQHGLALTVVDCGVRHDFAARPGLRVRKIAPGTADASVGLAMSPAQCQEAISNGMALVRELPGNALLLGEMGIGNSSAASLLLARLAGLDIDLCTGSGTGIDAAGLARKRGLLREVLALHADAGGPLAALAAFGGFEIATLVGAVLQAAEERRVIVVDGFIASAAVLVAKCLRPHVVQRCVAAHESAEPGHRLLLEALGLEPVLKLDLRLGEGSGAALAWPLLESACRIVREMASFESAGVSQAQARPV; encoded by the coding sequence ATGACGCTTGAACTTCCCTCCGTCGAATCCATCGACGACGCCGCGCACTCAGGGCGGGTGCAGTACCTGCTGGACCACAAGACCAAACCGCTGGGCGCGCTGGGCAGGCTCGAAGCCCTCGCATTGCGGCTGGCGCTGATCCTGGGCAGCGAGGCGCCTGCCTTCACGGCGCCGCAGATGCTGGTGTGCGCCGGCGACCATGGTCTTGCTGCGCGCGGCGTCTCGGCGTATCCGAGCGACGTGACCTGGCAGATGGTCGAGAACTTTCTCGCCGGCGGCGCGGCCGTCAGCGTGCTGGCGCGGCAGCATGGGCTGGCGCTCACGGTGGTCGACTGCGGCGTGCGGCATGACTTCGCGGCGCGCCCGGGTTTGCGGGTGCGCAAGATCGCTCCGGGAACCGCGGATGCCTCGGTGGGGCTGGCCATGAGCCCCGCCCAATGCCAGGAGGCCATCTCAAACGGCATGGCACTGGTGCGCGAGTTGCCGGGTAACGCGCTGCTGCTGGGCGAGATGGGCATCGGCAATAGCTCGGCGGCCTCGCTGCTGCTGGCGCGGCTGGCAGGGCTGGATATCGATCTCTGCACCGGCAGCGGCACCGGCATTGACGCGGCCGGGCTCGCGCGCAAGCGCGGACTGCTGCGCGAGGTGCTGGCCTTGCATGCCGATGCAGGTGGGCCGCTTGCCGCGCTCGCGGCCTTTGGCGGCTTCGAGATCGCCACCTTGGTCGGTGCGGTGCTGCAGGCGGCCGAGGAGCGGCGAGTGATCGTGGTCGACGGCTTCATCGCCAGCGCGGCGGTGCTGGTGGCGAAGTGCTTGCGACCGCACGTGGTGCAGCGTTGTGTCGCGGCGCACGAATCGGCCGAGCCGGGTCACCGGCTGCTGCTCGAAGCGCTGGGACTCGAGCCCGTGCTGAAGCTGGACCTGCGCCTGGGCGAGGGCTCGGGTGCGGCGCTGGCGTGGCCGTTGCTCGAATCGGCCTGCCGCATCGTGCGCGAAATGGCGAGCTTCGAATCGGCTGGCGTGTCGCAGGCGCAGGCGCGGCCGGTATGA
- a CDS encoding cytochrome b, producing MKAQTNPMNQQPAPRYDSLSQVFHWGTAVIVTVAFILGPGGFGRLMRQGVDPATRSDIVWHESLGVLVLVLTVLRLVWIALRPAKPQFPMAAWMHRSARLMHVVLWVLLLALPVTAFLALGSEGHPLTLLGGVRLDRVPLIAESRVAGLADWGEVHQFLGDSIMWLSGLHAVAAIFHQVVLKDGVLSAMLPKGKLR from the coding sequence ATGAAGGCGCAAACGAATCCCATGAATCAGCAGCCCGCTCCCCGCTATGACAGCCTCAGCCAGGTTTTCCATTGGGGCACGGCAGTCATCGTTACCGTCGCGTTCATCCTCGGCCCGGGTGGCTTCGGCCGCCTGATGCGCCAAGGTGTCGACCCGGCGACTCGAAGCGACATCGTATGGCACGAGTCCCTCGGGGTGCTCGTGCTGGTGCTGACCGTGCTGCGTCTGGTCTGGATTGCCCTGCGGCCGGCCAAGCCGCAGTTCCCGATGGCTGCGTGGATGCACCGGTCCGCCAGGCTGATGCACGTCGTGCTGTGGGTGCTGCTCCTTGCGTTGCCCGTCACAGCGTTCCTCGCCCTGGGAAGCGAAGGCCATCCCCTGACGCTGCTGGGCGGCGTACGTCTCGACCGCGTGCCCCTCATCGCCGAATCGCGTGTCGCCGGACTCGCCGACTGGGGCGAAGTGCATCAATTCCTGGGCGATTCCATCATGTGGCTGTCTGGCCTCCATGCCGTTGCAGCCATTTTTCATCAAGTGGTGCTCAAGGACGGCGTGCTGTCGGCGATGTTGCCCAAAGGGAAGCTTCGCTGA